GCGCGGGCGAGCTTTCGTGCGACGTTGGTGCGGGTGAAGTTCATTCGCGCGCGTGATGCTAGCGGTCCACTTCCCCGAGGACAATATCCACGCTGCCGAGAATGATCACCACGTCGGCGACGGTCTGGCCGAGGCACATGTCCTCGAGCACGGTGAGATTCACGAAGCTCGGCGGCCGCACGCGGTAGCGATACGGATTCGGCGAGCCGTCGCTGATGAGATAGAAGCCCAGCTCGCCCTTCGGCCCCTCGATGCGGCCGTAAGCCTCGCCCGCCTTCGGGCGGAAGCCGCGCAGCTTCGCCTTCGGGTCCACGATGGGGCCGGCGGGAATGTCCGCGAGCGCCCTGCGGAGAATCTTCAGTGACTCGCGCATTTCAAGCAGCCGGATCATGTAGCGGTCAAACACGTCGCCGTGCGCGCCGAGCGGCACTTTGAACTCGAAGCGGTCGTAAATGCCGTAACGGTCCACCTTGCGAATATCGTAGTTCACGCCGCTCGCGCGCAGCATCGGGCCCGTGATGCCGGCGCTCACGGCGAGTTCCTTCGGCAGCACGCCCACGCCCTGCGTGCGCGCGATGAGGATTTCATTCTCCGACAGCAGCGCCTCGAACTCGTCGAGGAATCCCGGATGCCCCTCGACGACGGCCTTCGCCTGCTCGATCCAGCCCGCGGGCAGGTCGCACCGGCAGCCGCCGAAGCGCATGTAGTTGCACATCATCCGCGCGCCGGTGAGCGACTCGATAAGGTCGAGCGCCTTTTCGCGCTCGCGGAATGCATACATCAGCGGCGTGCCGAGCGCGCCCATGTCCTGCAGGAGAAAGCCGATGAGGCAGGTGTGATTGACGAGGCGCGTGAGTTCGGCGGTGATGACCCGGATGTATTCCGCGCGCTCGGGCACGGCGAGGCCGGCGAGCTTTTCGACCGCGAGCGCGTAGGCCCAGTTGTTCGTGAGCGAGCAGAAGTAATCGAGCCGGTCCGTGTAGGGCATCGAGCCGAGGTAGCTCGTGTTCTCGGCTATCTTCTCGTGGTTGCGGTGGAGGTAGCCGAAGACAGGCTTGAGCTTCACCACGCGCTCGCCGTCGAGCACCACGTCCATGCGGAACACGCCGTGCGTGGACGGATGCTGCGGGCCCATCGAGACCTCGAGCAAATCGCCTTCGAGCGCCGAGCCGTCGGGCGCGGTCTTGGGGAGGACGGAGTAGGCCCTTGAAGGAGCCGGTTCAACCGTGGTGCTCATGGAAGTCGCCGGTCCGTGTGTGCGTCGCGTCGTTCAACGCGGCGGACTTTAGCGGTGTTCCATGCCCGCGCAAGGATTCGTGTGGCGAACTCACGCCGCGCAGCAGGCGGCGCCCGCTTCGAGGACTTCCGCGCAGCGGTTGCACAGACCCTCGGCTGCGCACCAATCCGGAAACTCTGTCGTGATGCGCGCGCGGGTTGCGGCGGACAACGTGTCGCCATCCGACCAAGCAAACGTCGGGAACCCGCACAGCGGACACAACGCACCGGGCAACGGCTGGCGCGATTGGGCGAGGCAACGCGGATCGGTCGCCGTGCGGGCGAGGTCTGCGTGGCTCGGCCGGGGCGAAGACCACAGCGTCTCGAACGCCGCGCGACGTGCCGGCTCGTCCCAAAAACCGAACGCGTGGTCGAACGCCGCCTCGTGCTGTGCGCGGGAAGTGGGCGTTGTGTGACCCGCGTTCGCGAGCCGGCCGTCTATCGTGACGTCCCACAGCAGCCGGTAGCGGTCGCGAGCGAGACGGAGTTGATTGGGATTCGGCACGCGCAAGTCCGGCAAGTAACCAAACGCCGGGTCGAGCATGTCATGCAGATGCGTGAACTCATGTCGTAGGAATACCGAAAGCGTGGCGGCGGCTGCGAGACGCGCCGGCTGCAGCGCAACGACGGCATTACGGCTCGCGGGTTTGACAAACAGTTCAGCGCCTTCGTCGTGGCGGCCTGCGGCCTTGCGGAACGCCAGCAGCCCGAGCGACTGTGAGATCAACGGAAACTCCGCGACGAGGTCGAGCAACCGCCGCTCGAACCCCCATTGCCGAAACCAGCCTGCGTTCAGCCGGAAGAACGCGTCTTCGCGCTCGTCGGGATTCGCGATTCCGTAGAGAGCCTCGCGTTCGCGGTGGAACCGCCGCGCGCCCGGCGCGGGCACTGCGCAGCGCGGGCCGCCCGCGTGGAGGAACACGACGGCTTCGAGCAGATCGGCATCGTATCGGAGGCGCATTGGATTCAAGTGGCCGCCAGCGCGCCGGGCGGCAGCGACTGAAGGCCGCAGTTCGCGCAGAGCCGCTCGGCCTCGTCGTCCACGGGGCGCAACCGCACATCTTCGCCGCCCGCGGGAACACCGAAGTTCACACACTCGAGCTCGATGAACATGACGAGGAACGTTCCGAGCGAACCAAGCGCGCCATCCCCGACCGCGCCTTGCAGCCGGCGGCCGAACGCCGGCGCCCAGCGGCCGAGATGTTCGCGCAGGAAATCACGCTGCGCCTCGCGGCAGACGCTGCGTTCTTCGTCGAGTTGGTGCTCGAGCGCCAGGGCTTCCTTCACCGCCAGCACGGACATGAACTCCAGTTCGATGGACACGTGATCTTGCCGTTCGCTGGCGTCGTCGCCGACTTCGAGTCCGAAGGCGCGATAGAACGCCGCGAGATCGGCCAGCCGATGCGGCTGGATGAGCGGGTCGGCGCGAAGCTCGCCGTATTCGATTTCGTTCAACGGGCAGCCGCCGCGCGCCGCGTGACCAAAGGCGGCAAGGTAGTCGTCGGTGAATGCTCCAAGTGAACCGGGCGTGAGCTGGCGGAAAAAGCCGAGGGCGGTGGCTTCGAGGGAAGGTGACTTAAAAGCCCGGATCGCCGACCCAAAGGCTGCGCGAGTCTCTGTCGCTCCGAGCCAACGCCAACCATCCTCAGTGGGATCAGCGAACGCGCAGGCGAGAAGGCGGTGGAGGAAGGAGCGAGCGAGCGCGAGGTCAATCGAGTCCTGCAGGAGCGATGTGGACGCTTGGGATTGAAGCAAGCGCTCTCCCTCACCCCTGCCCTCTCCCGCTGGGAGAGGGAGAATCGTCGGCAGCGGCTCGGCTGGTTCGGACGCGAATGCGTGCTCGATCCGCCGTGCCGCGAAGTTTTCGAAGACCGAGCGCCGCGCCGTGGTCGGCACTGGTTCGTCAAACTTCGGGTTTGGTGTTTCTTTCGTCATTCGGATTTCGTCATTCGAGATTCAGCGAGAGCCTCCCCACGTCCGCCCTCCGCAGGGCCACGGAGGACGGGGCGGCTTCGGACATTAGATCGAGTTCGCATGTTTTGCGTTGCGGACGTGGAAGGGCTCTTCCACGGTCGTCTCGATGATCTTCGTCCCGTCCTTCGCGTAGCCGATGATGGTGTCGTTGTAGAGCGCGAACTTCTTGCCGCGGATTTCGTTCTCGAAAACCTTCGTGCCTTCCTTGATCTCGTAGCGGAAGCAGATGCGCTGGTCCTTGCCGAAGAGCTGGAGCACGGCGAGCAATTCGCGGTCGGGATTCGCGTAGCGCTCGATCGCAGCGTCCACGCCGGGGCCGAACATCTGCTTGAGATACGGGCGCGGCACCCAGCGCGGTGGGATGTAGTAGCCGTTGGGCTCGGTGCCGAATTGCGGATAGAGCGGCAGCGCGACCTTTGCGACGTGAATGAGATAGTAGAGCGGATTGTAACGATCCTCCTTCCATGTGCCGTCCTTGTTGATCTGCACGAGGCCTTGCATCCGAATCTGCCCGATGCACGCGGACATGCAGCGCGTCTGCATCGGCAGGCCGCCGCCGGCCTGGTCGCGGCCTTCGACGCGCGGGAAGCACCCGATGCACTTCTCGCTCGTGCGCGTGGTCGGCCGGTAATAGGTCTTCTTGTAAGGGCACGCTTCCATGCACTTGCGGTAGCCGCGGCAGCGCTCCTGGTCCACGAGCACGATGCCGTCCTCGGGCCGTTTGTAGATGGCGTTGCGCGGGCACGCGGCGAGGCACGCCGGGTAGCTGCAGTGATTGCAAATGCGCGCGAGGTAGAAGAACCACGTCTTGTGCTGCGGCAGCGCCTCGCCGCCGGAGAAGTATCGGCCTTTCGAGCCCTTCTGCGAACCGGTGGGGTTGTCTTCGAAGCGGTTCGGCGCGGTCCACTCCTCGTCGGTGGGCAGGTAGCCAAGCACACGGTTCGCGCCCTCGGCGCCGATATGCGTCATACCCGCCTCGAAGACGGTCTTGCCCTTGAACTGTCCGTAAGGTGCGCGCACGTCCGTCGCCTCACCGGCCCAAGTCTGGCCGCCGGGATTGGATTGCTCGAGAAGGTCGAGTGTCTTGACATCCCAGCCGTGCGGATAACCGCCGTAGGGTTTCGTCTCGACATTGTTCCACCACATCGCTTCCTGGCCTTTCGAAAAGGTCCATGTGGACTTGCACGCCATCGTGCAGGTCTGGCAGCCGATGCAGCGGTTGAGGTTGAAGACGAACGCGAACTGCTGGTCGGGAAACGCGGCGTCGTAGGGGAATTCCATCTCGCGGCCGAGCTGCCAGTTGAAGACGTTGCTCATGTTCGTTACAGCGTTGAATCGTTACAGCGTGAGATCGGGTGCGGGATTGCCGAGTGGGTCGAGGGGAGCGGCAGGAACAGACCGTGAATCACACGGCCCGTCGCTGCCGCATGCGCAGGCACTCGCGATGGACTGTCGGAAGTGAATCGGCTCCCAACGTGCTTGGGGAGCGCACGCCTCTGGCGTGCTCGACGCGGCGTCCCGCCGCGTTGTCGGCGATTCGTCCGGTTCCTGCGAGTTCGCCGAGGTTGTCGGCGCGACGCCGACAACGGCACGCGAGACGCGTGCGCTCCCCGGCAGCGCAATCGGCGTCTTCCACTCCACCCACTTTCCCCACCGCGCGAAGGCGTCGCTGATCTGATCGCGCACGAACTGCTCGCCCTTGTTCTGAAGCACCATGTTCATGCCGAGGTAGGCCGGGTTCTGGAACAGCGCGAGGATTTGCTTGTGGTTCCAGCCCATGCGCAGGAACTCCTCGATGAAGCACTCGCATATCGCGCCCGAGGTGTCCTCGTCGGTGAGCAGCGCCACGCCGTTCAATTCCAGCGGGTCGTCAAAATCGAATTCGTCTTTGGGCATCTCTGGATTTGGTTGTTTGGACGCGGGTGAAACGCGCCATCCGTGGTTCACTCAAAACTCGCCCCGCCGCCGCCCGTCGCGAAGCCTCCGGCGAGATACTTGTTCATCTTGTCGTTCTCGCCACCTGGCGAAGTTCCTTCGGTTCCCGGTTTCCACGGGCCGCGCGCGTTGAGGCCGCCGTCCTCGGCTTTCGTCACGCGAACCAGACATTCCTTCGGCACCGTGTTCACCGCGTGGTTGTCCGCTTCGCCGCCGAAAATGAAGCTCATGTTCACCTTCGCCTTGTGGAAAAGCGTGTCGGTCTGGTGCATCGGCATGTGCCAGTTGCGGGTGATGCTTTGCTGCGAGCCGAAGCGGAAGTTCGAGATGTAGCCCTCGTCGGTGAGCGAAAGCCCGTCGGGCCTCGTCTGCTGCGCCTTCACGGTCTTCTCGGTCGCGATGAAGCTGCCATGCTTCATCATCACCACATGATACGGGTAGGCCGCGTTGAAGGTGAGGCGCAACATGCAGCGGCTCACCTTGTAGAACGGGTCGCTCGGCGTCGCGCCGAGATACGGGCGGTCGGCGGGATTGGCGTCCACATACACGTAGTCGCCGTCCTTGAGGCCGAGGTCGCGCGCCGCCTGCGGGTTCATGTGAAGCTGGTGCTCGCCGACGTTGGGCAGGCGCTTGTCGAGACGGTAAGGGTCGCCGAAGTTTGAGTTCCAGATGAGGTGCCA
This Verrucomicrobiota bacterium DNA region includes the following protein-coding sequences:
- a CDS encoding NADH-quinone oxidoreductase subunit D; the protein is MSTTVEPAPSRAYSVLPKTAPDGSALEGDLLEVSMGPQHPSTHGVFRMDVVLDGERVVKLKPVFGYLHRNHEKIAENTSYLGSMPYTDRLDYFCSLTNNWAYALAVEKLAGLAVPERAEYIRVITAELTRLVNHTCLIGFLLQDMGALGTPLMYAFREREKALDLIESLTGARMMCNYMRFGGCRCDLPAGWIEQAKAVVEGHPGFLDEFEALLSENEILIARTQGVGVLPKELAVSAGITGPMLRASGVNYDIRKVDRYGIYDRFEFKVPLGAHGDVFDRYMIRLLEMRESLKILRRALADIPAGPIVDPKAKLRGFRPKAGEAYGRIEGPKGELGFYLISDGSPNPYRYRVRPPSFVNLTVLEDMCLGQTVADVVIILGSVDIVLGEVDR
- a CDS encoding 4Fe-4S dicluster domain-containing protein, giving the protein MSNVFNWQLGREMEFPYDAAFPDQQFAFVFNLNRCIGCQTCTMACKSTWTFSKGQEAMWWNNVETKPYGGYPHGWDVKTLDLLEQSNPGGQTWAGEATDVRAPYGQFKGKTVFEAGMTHIGAEGANRVLGYLPTDEEWTAPNRFEDNPTGSQKGSKGRYFSGGEALPQHKTWFFYLARICNHCSYPACLAACPRNAIYKRPEDGIVLVDQERCRGYRKCMEACPYKKTYYRPTTRTSEKCIGCFPRVEGRDQAGGGLPMQTRCMSACIGQIRMQGLVQINKDGTWKEDRYNPLYYLIHVAKVALPLYPQFGTEPNGYYIPPRWVPRPYLKQMFGPGVDAAIERYANPDRELLAVLQLFGKDQRICFRYEIKEGTKVFENEIRGKKFALYNDTIIGYAKDGTKIIETTVEEPFHVRNAKHANSI